From the Primulina tabacum isolate GXHZ01 chromosome 3, ASM2559414v2, whole genome shotgun sequence genome, one window contains:
- the LOC142540734 gene encoding LOW QUALITY PROTEIN: uncharacterized protein LOC142540734 (The sequence of the model RefSeq protein was modified relative to this genomic sequence to represent the inferred CDS: deleted 1 base in 1 codon), with the protein MMIYTLFGRDSPQNPPLRAREAETMSVGTISKLHNVNAWLTSSPKLVYQDFWAQKRIASPRIRTAAASLSGSEVAEGFEEGQLERPKWTGETPLSRLVAALISFKPLYSVLKYGARQVIISTAEKSNIPWRDMTQEILESDVYKEKDVIEDPSVAYPDYYLNPFHAYDEGNLSWLAAAEAEAATMSIAKRAIPHASSLEEANQIVRGNWLQEIENHHKKYSNSTISDILDIGCSVGVSTRFLSDKFTSAQATGLDLSPYFVAVAQYKDKLGIRGKNSTRWIHGNGESTGLPSQSFDLVSISYVFHECPERAIRNMIKEAFRLLRPGGTFALTDNSPKSKILQVTLVLISWYTLIQKEKKTEETAVAASAAEEVIELVLFQVSECYVYLIPPRKSAASYRADEWNVNKWAWEGTLKVISKGEECIIRLADKATGDLYAQAFLRDGEPHPVESVIDSSRYFVLRVEENIGGRLRHAFIGIGFRERTEAYDFQAALHDHMNYLNKKKTAEEMEQQYQNTSSVDYSLKEGETLVLQLKNKGSCSIKSKFFEQGLNNLSVEDKNNNKETSSLKLPPPPPSPLSPVRAAETAPLRLPSKLSLEESPEVKESESEKNSSKESESIEKRSPEDTPDDDFGDFQAAG; encoded by the exons ATGATGATATACACTCTCTTCGGCCGCGATTCACCTCAAAATCCTCCACTCCGAGCCCGGGAAGCCGAAACAATGTCGGTCGGAACGATCTCGAAGCTCCACAACGTGAATGCTTGGCTGACTAGCTCCCCAAAATTGGTCTACCAAGATTTTTGGGCCCAGAAAAGAATCGCTTCTCCGAGGATACGGACGGCTGCGGCATCTTTGAGTGGCAGCGAAGTGGCCGAAGGATTTGAGGAGGGACAGCTGGAGAGACCCAAATGGACTGGTGAAACGCCGCTTTCCCGCCTAGTTGCAGCTCTCATTTCGTTCAAACCCTTGTATTCTGTCCTCAAGTATGGCGCGAGACAAGTGATCATCAG TACAGCTGAAAAATCCAACATCCCATGGAGAGATATGACACAAGAAATTTTGGAGTCAGACGTGTACAAGGAGAAGGATGTCATCGAGGATCCCTCTGTTGCTTATCCTGATT ACTATCTCAATCCTTTCCATGCATATGACGAGGGAAATCTTTCTTGGCTG GCTGCAGCGGAAGCGGAGGCCGCAACTATGTCAATTGCAAAACGGGCTATTCCTCATGCATCCTCTCTCGAAGAGGCAAATCAAATAGTTCGTGGAAATTGGCTTCAAGAAATTGAAAACCATCATAAGAAATATTCAAATTCCACAATTAGTGATATCCTAGACATTGGATGTTCGGTTGGAGTGAGCACGAGATTTCTTTCTGACAAATTCACCTCTGCCCAAGCCACT GGACTTGATTTATCGCCTTACTTTGTTGCTGTCGCACAATATAAAGATAAA TTAGGAATCAGGGGGAAAAATTCAACAAGGTGGATCCATGGAAATGGTGAAAGCACAGGCTTGCCTTCACAATCTTTTGACCTTGTTTCGATTTCTTATGTG TTTCATGAGTGCCCAGAAAGAGCAATTAGGAACATGATCAAAGAAGCCTTCCGGCTCCTTCGACCTGGTGGCACGTTTGCTCTCACTGATAATTCG CCTAAATCGAAGATTCTTCAGGTAACTCTAGTGTTGATTTCATGGTATACCTTGATACAA aaagaaaagaaaacagaAGAAACGGCCGTGGCGGCGTCAGCTGCGGAAGAAGTTATCGAGCTGGTTCTGTTTCAAGTTTCGGAATGCTATGTTTACTTG atacctcCACGTAAAAGTGCCGCTTCTTACAG GGCGGATGAATGGAATGTCAACAAATGGGCATGGGAAGGCACTTTGAAAGTTATAAGTAAAGGAGAAGAATGCATTATTCGTCTAGCAGATAAAGCAACAG GGGACTTGTATGCTCAGGCCTTTTTGAGAGATGGGGAACCACATCCAGTGGAGTCTGTTATTGATAGCAGCAG ATATTTTGTTCTTCGGGTAGAAGAGAATATTG GTGGACGACTTCGCCATGCTTTCATTGGTATCGGATTTAGAGAAAGAACTGAAGCTTATGACTTCCAAGCTGCCCTTCATGACCATATGAA TTACCTCAATAAGAAGAAAACCGCGGAAGAGATGGAGCAGCAATACCAGAATACTTCCTCAGTTGACTACAGTTTAAAAGAGGGGGAGACTTTGGTGCTTCAATTAAAGAAT AAAGGTAGTTGCAGCATAAAATCCAAGTTTTTCGAGCAAGGTTTGAATAATCTCTCGGTGGAGGATAAGAATAACAACAAAGAAACATCAAGTCTCAAACTGCCTCCACCTCCACCTTCTCCACTCTCACCTGTTCGTGCGGCAGAAACAGCTCCCTTGCGATTGCCTTCAAAACTTAGCCTAGAGGAATCCCCTGAAGTGAAAGAATCTGAGTCGGAGAAGAATTCATCGAAAGAATCAGAATCGATTGAAAAACGAAGTCCAGAAGATACACCAGATGATgattttggagattttcaagcTGCTGGATAA
- the LOC142540735 gene encoding uncharacterized protein LOC142540735, translating into MTDEEDESDEESNYDQHPNMPSVCGLLPRFCFKNSLCRLNPLPTMTMRSRVPESPGYKMQPSSSSSGSYSETETELRSDVSEPRPIDKIQIVELNETKNRLRNDQSQLHRRKGSTYFDAPLSFLEEKEVPSIAQETKNAGIKDIGFLKNGCKTFGEFLADDKSPNALNSESPIVEKTLYVDTVHKVESPKKIPSPDVKETLIHLLRISTSWILGTGNRSIFPVLTEFDSIVEYSIDKEDLELYSTNTEDVQLEEKQATDVLEKILPKKVTFEDSHQHHYEFPPLPKSPSDSWLWRTLPTAPKKTTSLRSYLLEDTKTSKP; encoded by the exons ATGACTGATGAAGAAGACGAAAGCGATGAAGAGAGCAACTATGATCAACATCCAAATATGCCTTCAGTTTGTGGGTTGTTACCTCGgttttgtttcaagaattcaCTCTGCCGTTTAAATCCTTTGCCTACAATGACCATGAGGTCCCGAGTACCAGAATCTCCCGGGTATAAAATGCAACCTAGTTCCTCATCATCTGGTTCATACAGCGAGACAGAGACCGAG CTGAGATCCGATGTTTCAGAACCGAGACCCATTGATAAAATCCAAATAGTTGAACTTAATGAGACTAAGAACAGATTAAGAAATGATCAGAGCCAGTTACACAGACGAAAGGGATCGACATATTTTGATGCACCTTTGTCCTTTCTTGAAGAGAAAGAAGTCCCCAGCATTGCTCAAGAAACAAAGAATGCCGGGATTAAGGACATCGGATTCCTTAAGAATGGGTGCAAAACCTTTGGGGAGTTTTTGGCTGACGACAAAAGTCCAAATGCATTAAATTCAGAATCTCCTATTGTCGAGAAAACGCTATACGTAGATACAGTTCATAAAGTTGAATCCCCCAAAAAGATTCCATCTCCAGATGTGAAAGAGACATTAATTCATCTCTTGAGGATTTCAACAAGTTGGATCCTAGGAACGGGGAACAGAAGCATCTTCCCCGTGCTCACTGAATTCGACTCCATAGTCGAATACTCTATTGATAAAGAAGATCTTGAGCTTtactcaaccaataccgaagaTGTACAATTGGAGGAAAAACAAGCAACTGATGTTTTAGAAAAGATTCTACCGAAAAAAGTAACTTTCGAGGACTCTCATCAACACCACTACGAATTCCCACCATTGCCTAAATCTCCATCAGATTCTTGGCTTTGGCGTACTTTGCCTACTGCCCCTAAAAAAACTACATCTCTACGTTCATATCTTCTTGAGGACACAAAGACTTCGAAACCATAG